A stretch of Thermostichus vulcanus str. 'Rupite' DNA encodes these proteins:
- a CDS encoding sigma-70 family RNA polymerase sigma factor, which yields MKFEGDKTGRSLQESTDAEVFSALKAGQSQALAILYDRHVGLVYGIAYKVLGNAAEAEDLTQDIFLNLSRSSFDAQRGSLRTYLGILVRSRCLDRLRSWRNRQRSLERGKVELQAQGSSSGDPSFEHLSQTEQVEEVQTALAELSDSQRQILKMAYYEGMSQSEIAKQLDLPLGTVKARARRGLLRLRQLLDPKGRGPS from the coding sequence ATGAAATTCGAGGGTGATAAGACCGGCAGATCCCTGCAGGAGAGCACAGATGCAGAGGTATTTTCGGCTCTCAAGGCGGGTCAGTCCCAGGCACTGGCCATCCTTTATGACCGGCATGTGGGCTTAGTGTATGGTATTGCCTACAAGGTGCTGGGCAATGCTGCCGAAGCCGAGGACCTCACCCAAGATATTTTTTTGAACCTGTCTCGTTCCTCATTCGATGCCCAGCGGGGATCCCTGCGCACCTATTTGGGCATTCTGGTTCGCTCCCGCTGTTTGGATCGGCTGCGATCCTGGCGCAATCGACAGCGGTCTTTGGAACGGGGCAAAGTGGAACTACAGGCACAAGGAAGTAGCAGCGGGGATCCCTCCTTTGAGCACCTTTCCCAAACCGAACAGGTAGAAGAGGTACAAACAGCCTTGGCAGAGTTATCGGACAGTCAACGGCAAATTTTGAAAATGGCCTATTACGAAGGGATGAGCCAATCGGAGATCGCCAAACAACTGGATCTTCCCTTGGGCACCGTCAAGGCTAGGGCGAGGCGAGGACTGCTACGGCTGCGGCAATTATTGGATCCCAAAGGGAGAGGCCCGTCATGA
- the thrC gene encoding threonine synthase → MTQTLSARPLSTADSQKLGFSNLRCRECGAEYEPVAKHVCELCFGPLEVAYDYDWLKRTVTRQSIQQGPHSIWRYRPFLPVTSERPIDVGTGMTPLVKAERLGRRLGLKNLYIKNDAVNMPTLSFKDRVVSVALTRAKELGFTTVSCASTGNLANSTAAIAAHAGLECTIFIPADLEAGKVLGSLIYNPTVMAVEGNYDQVNRLCSEVADRYGWGFVNINLRPYYSEGSKTLAYEVAEQLGWQLPDQVVIPLASGSQYTKIYKGFQEFVKVGLVADKPVTFNGAQAEGCSPIAQAFREGRDFVTPVKPNTIAKSIAIGNPADGIYALDIARKTGGQIQAATDPEIVAGIKLLAETEGIFTETAGGTTIAVLKQLAESGQIDPEAVTVAYITGNGLKTQEAIQPHVGHPLLISPKIESFEQALERARTLERLDWQEVSV, encoded by the coding sequence ATGACTCAAACCCTATCTGCCAGACCTCTTAGCACTGCCGACTCCCAGAAACTGGGCTTCAGTAACCTGCGCTGTCGGGAATGTGGGGCAGAGTACGAACCGGTCGCCAAGCATGTTTGCGAGCTGTGTTTTGGCCCGCTGGAGGTGGCTTACGATTACGACTGGCTGAAACGAACCGTCACTCGCCAAAGCATTCAGCAGGGGCCCCATTCGATTTGGCGCTATCGGCCTTTTCTACCGGTGACCTCCGAGCGGCCTATTGATGTGGGAACAGGCATGACGCCGTTGGTAAAAGCAGAACGGTTGGGGCGGCGGCTGGGGCTAAAAAATCTTTACATTAAGAATGATGCAGTCAACATGCCCACCCTCAGCTTTAAGGATCGGGTGGTGTCGGTGGCTCTGACTCGCGCCAAAGAATTGGGCTTTACGACGGTCTCTTGTGCTAGCACAGGGAACTTGGCTAACTCCACAGCGGCGATTGCCGCCCATGCTGGGCTGGAGTGCACCATTTTTATCCCGGCAGATTTGGAAGCGGGTAAGGTGCTCGGATCCCTGATCTACAACCCCACCGTGATGGCGGTGGAGGGCAACTACGATCAGGTGAACCGCCTCTGCTCGGAGGTGGCGGATCGGTATGGTTGGGGCTTTGTCAACATCAACCTACGCCCCTACTACTCCGAGGGATCCAAAACCCTCGCCTACGAAGTGGCCGAGCAACTGGGTTGGCAGCTACCGGATCAGGTGGTGATTCCTTTGGCCTCTGGATCCCAGTACACCAAGATCTACAAGGGTTTTCAGGAATTTGTGAAGGTGGGATTGGTGGCCGATAAACCCGTGACCTTCAACGGCGCTCAAGCGGAGGGGTGTTCTCCGATTGCCCAAGCCTTCCGGGAAGGTCGAGATTTTGTTACCCCGGTTAAGCCGAATACGATTGCCAAATCCATCGCTATCGGCAACCCTGCCGATGGCATTTACGCCCTGGATATCGCGCGTAAAACGGGCGGTCAGATTCAAGCGGCCACGGATCCCGAGATTGTGGCGGGCATCAAGCTACTAGCGGAAACCGAGGGCATTTTTACCGAAACGGCCGGTGGCACGACGATCGCGGTGCTGAAGCAGCTTGCCGAAAGTGGCCAGATCGACCCCGAGGCCGTGACGGTGGCTTATATCACGGGCAATGGCTTGAAAACCCAAGAAGCCATTCAACCCCATGTCGGGCATCCGTTGTTGATTTCACCCAAGATTGAAAGCTTTGAACAGGCGCTAGAGCGGGCGCGCACTCTAGAACGCTTGGATTGGCAAGAAGTCTCCGTATAG
- a CDS encoding glutaredoxin family protein, whose translation MIGTLAWPPLILYSKPGCHLCEGLAEKLWQIPEIPALEIRDITTNSTWWERYQLEIPVLSLAMDPERPLPQPSPRLTVQQLRTWLEKQLTSCQY comes from the coding sequence ATGATCGGAACCCTAGCTTGGCCCCCGCTGATTCTCTACAGCAAACCCGGTTGTCACCTTTGCGAAGGGCTAGCCGAAAAACTCTGGCAGATTCCGGAAATTCCCGCTTTGGAAATCCGCGACATCACCACGAATTCCACTTGGTGGGAGCGTTACCAGTTGGAAATTCCGGTGCTCAGCCTGGCAATGGATCCCGAGCGCCCTTTGCCCCAACCTTCGCCGCGACTGACGGTACAACAGTTGCGGACTTGGCTAGAGAAGCAATTAACAAGCTGTCAATATTGA
- a CDS encoding YtxH domain-containing protein: MAENRTGAFIGGLLLGTAVGTAIGLLLAPRSGRETRRLLKKSAEALPEVAEDVTSSLQYQSEKLLDSAQKSLDEALLRLQQAVAVGKEAMVQKRQELIQAQNLRAVAVDETSSEAQDREEEA; the protein is encoded by the coding sequence ATGGCTGAGAACCGGACTGGTGCATTTATCGGTGGGCTGTTGTTGGGCACAGCTGTAGGGACTGCCATTGGTTTGCTCCTAGCCCCCCGTAGTGGGCGTGAGACCCGGCGACTGCTCAAAAAATCGGCAGAGGCTTTGCCAGAGGTGGCAGAGGATGTGACCAGCAGTTTGCAATACCAGTCGGAAAAGCTGCTCGACTCTGCCCAAAAGAGTTTGGATGAAGCCCTGCTACGACTGCAACAGGCGGTGGCCGTGGGCAAAGAGGCGATGGTTCAAAAGCGGCAAGAACTCATTCAAGCCCAAAACCTGCGGGCTGTGGCTGTGGATGAGACGAGCTCAGAAGCTCAAGATCGGGAGGAAGAGGCGTGA
- a CDS encoding carbon-nitrogen hydrolase family protein — MRPYLAAAIQMTSIPDLASNLQQAEEWIDFAVRQGCELVTLPENFAFMGPEAEKTRLAQEISDRAEEFLGKMAQRYQVFVLGGGYPVPDRQGRVYNTAALYDPEGKEIARYRKIHLFDVNLPDGNTYRESSTVVSGDELVTCEQERLGILGLSVCYDVRFPELYRSLVDRGAQILLIPAAFTAYTGRDHWQILLQCRAIENTCYVIAPAQVGNHYERRQCHGHAMILDPWGAILADAGGEKPGVAIAEIDPDRLQSVRRQMPSLQHRRLACAVIP; from the coding sequence ATGCGTCCCTACCTGGCAGCCGCCATTCAGATGACCAGCATTCCCGATCTGGCCAGCAATTTGCAGCAGGCAGAAGAGTGGATTGATTTTGCGGTGCGGCAGGGATGTGAGCTGGTGACACTGCCGGAAAACTTTGCCTTTATGGGACCAGAGGCGGAGAAAACTCGCCTTGCCCAAGAGATCTCAGACCGAGCAGAAGAATTCTTGGGCAAAATGGCCCAGCGATACCAGGTGTTTGTCCTGGGCGGAGGGTATCCTGTCCCAGATCGGCAGGGCAGAGTCTACAACACCGCCGCCCTCTACGATCCCGAGGGTAAGGAAATCGCCCGCTATCGCAAAATTCATCTGTTTGATGTCAACTTGCCCGATGGCAACACCTACCGGGAGTCCAGCACGGTGGTCAGTGGCGATGAACTGGTGACCTGTGAGCAGGAACGGTTGGGGATCCTGGGATTGTCGGTCTGTTACGACGTGCGCTTCCCAGAGCTATACCGCTCTTTGGTGGATCGCGGTGCCCAGATCTTGCTCATTCCAGCTGCCTTTACCGCCTACACAGGTCGGGATCACTGGCAAATTTTGTTGCAATGTCGGGCGATTGAGAATACCTGCTATGTGATCGCTCCGGCCCAGGTGGGCAACCATTACGAACGGCGGCAATGCCATGGCCACGCCATGATTTTGGATCCCTGGGGTGCGATCCTGGCGGATGCAGGGGGTGAAAAACCAGGGGTTGCCATTGCCGAGATTGATCCCGATCGCCTGCAATCGGTACGGCGGCAGATGCCCTCGCTGCAACATCGTCGCTTAGCCTGCGCCGTTATCCCCTGA
- a CDS encoding DUF4394 domain-containing protein translates to MRKHLVSLVASGLALLGCSSSNASPMGMIPSQADLVALSSGNRLTLIRSADASVQGSLRVTGVNGNLIGIDVRPANGALYALSDTNILYTINLQTGAATVASRLSVPFTGGSLSGMDFNPVPDRLRLVGANGQNFRINVDTGEVIQDGTLAFAPGELQGSPPAITAAAYTNNVAGAQSTRLLNIDGERNLLVLQNPPNDGVLTPIGPLGVPFGSVGGFDIRTDTNGVDTGFAIGGSTLYRIDLSSGRATTLGTVAGGPFLGLAAL, encoded by the coding sequence ATGCGTAAGCATCTTGTTTCTTTAGTGGCCAGTGGCTTGGCTCTGCTCGGTTGTAGTAGCAGCAATGCTTCTCCGATGGGCATGATACCCTCCCAAGCCGATTTGGTGGCTTTGAGCAGCGGTAATCGCCTTACCTTGATTCGTTCTGCAGATGCGTCTGTACAGGGATCCCTGAGGGTGACTGGGGTGAATGGCAATTTGATCGGGATAGATGTGCGCCCCGCCAATGGAGCCCTCTATGCCCTTAGTGATACCAATATCCTCTACACCATCAACTTACAGACGGGAGCAGCCACCGTTGCCAGCAGGCTGTCGGTTCCGTTCACAGGGGGCAGCCTTTCCGGCATGGATTTCAACCCCGTTCCGGATCGTCTGCGGCTGGTGGGAGCCAACGGTCAGAACTTCCGCATCAATGTCGATACCGGTGAAGTGATTCAGGATGGCACCTTAGCCTTTGCCCCTGGGGAACTCCAGGGATCCCCACCGGCGATCACGGCGGCTGCCTACACCAACAACGTGGCTGGAGCCCAATCCACCCGACTGCTAAACATTGATGGGGAACGGAATCTGTTGGTGTTGCAAAATCCTCCCAATGACGGTGTGCTTACCCCGATTGGCCCCTTGGGCGTTCCTTTTGGCTCTGTGGGCGGGTTTGATATTCGTACCGATACCAATGGTGTGGACACGGGCTTTGCCATTGGGGGATCCACCCTCTATCGAATTGATTTGAGCTCTGGGCGAGCCACAACCTTGGGTACGGTGGCAGGTGGACCCTTTTTGGGCTTGGCCGCTTTGTAG
- a CDS encoding anti-sigma factor: MKAESASPEELQLWLAGYVLGDLSPEEAEGLQAILKQQPQLQQELEALQQSLEMAHAVEERQPPPSLRASLLQAQAEQARQPLPTPGRRLSWGSRLSPVGALAAGLILALGLGNLYLWRRLQVAQVQEVPGAVLTYELQPTAENLTGSVTVEVDPDRLQGRLLARDLPPLPEGRVYALWVVLEPGAPFTTDEAGAILIEAFRVDRARHLEQELRLPPVFQSVQWVQTVAITEEEDSRPQAHQGSPLWIAG, encoded by the coding sequence ATGAAAGCAGAATCAGCATCTCCAGAAGAACTGCAACTGTGGCTGGCGGGCTATGTCCTTGGGGATCTCTCCCCAGAGGAGGCGGAAGGTTTGCAAGCTATCTTGAAGCAGCAACCGCAACTGCAACAGGAACTGGAAGCTCTCCAGCAGTCTTTAGAAATGGCTCACGCTGTGGAGGAACGGCAACCGCCCCCTTCACTGCGAGCCTCCCTGTTACAGGCTCAAGCGGAACAAGCCCGTCAGCCTTTGCCAACTCCGGGGCGTAGGCTTTCCTGGGGATCCCGGCTGAGTCCCGTGGGCGCTTTGGCGGCTGGGCTGATCCTGGCGTTGGGGTTGGGGAATCTTTACCTGTGGCGCCGGCTACAGGTAGCGCAGGTGCAGGAGGTGCCGGGAGCGGTTTTGACCTATGAGTTGCAGCCCACTGCCGAAAATCTCACCGGCTCTGTCACGGTAGAGGTGGATCCAGATCGCCTGCAGGGCCGCTTGCTGGCGCGGGATTTACCCCCTCTGCCGGAAGGACGAGTGTATGCCCTCTGGGTGGTGTTAGAGCCGGGAGCCCCTTTTACCACCGATGAAGCTGGGGCCATTCTCATCGAGGCCTTTCGCGTGGATAGGGCCAGACACCTAGAGCAAGAGCTTCGTCTGCCGCCTGTGTTTCAATCGGTGCAGTGGGTACAGACAGTGGCCATTACCGAAGAAGAGGACAGCCGCCCCCAAGCCCACCAGGGATCCCCCTTGTGGATTGCCGGTTGA
- a CDS encoding DNA-3-methyladenine glycosylase, whose translation MDWLSQPAPVVAPALLGRVLVRQFVDGSQLRAQIVETEAYAPGDPACHAYRRQTERNRVMFGPPGHLYVYLIYGIYHCLNIVTEAEGIPAAVLIRAVNLDPIPEWIPPQKRRKPERVGAGPGLLCQALRIDRSHNGWPLRQVTKNQEGFWLEGSPLDPAQTPIVQTTRIGITQGADIPWRWYIGGHPSVSRY comes from the coding sequence GTGGACTGGTTGAGTCAACCGGCCCCTGTGGTGGCCCCAGCTTTGCTGGGCAGGGTGTTGGTGCGTCAATTTGTCGATGGGTCGCAACTGCGTGCCCAGATTGTGGAAACAGAAGCCTACGCTCCTGGGGATCCTGCCTGTCATGCCTACCGCCGCCAGACGGAACGCAACCGGGTCATGTTCGGCCCACCGGGGCATTTGTATGTGTATTTGATCTACGGCATTTACCACTGCTTGAACATTGTCACGGAAGCGGAAGGGATCCCAGCAGCCGTGTTGATTCGAGCCGTGAATTTGGACCCGATCCCGGAGTGGATCCCACCCCAGAAGCGTCGTAAACCGGAACGGGTTGGGGCCGGGCCAGGACTCTTGTGTCAGGCATTGCGAATTGATCGGTCTCACAATGGCTGGCCTTTGCGGCAGGTAACCAAGAATCAAGAGGGCTTTTGGTTAGAGGGATCCCCGCTGGATCCGGCCCAAACCCCAATTGTGCAGACCACTCGCATTGGCATTACCCAGGGAGCGGACATTCCCTGGCGCTGGTACATTGGTGGGCATCCATCGGTCTCCCGCTATTAG
- a CDS encoding fasciclin domain-containing protein has protein sequence MSVLSSIRRWIPAAAAVVTVLAFAPIAQPQGLNTIPVELETLPSGYSTLAAALQAAGLNTALAGPGPFTVFAPSNVAFGQLPAGTVESLLQPANRDQLTRILTYHVVPGRITSFDLQPGQSATLTTLAGLPVQVQVGSDGSITVNGANVIVGDIPVSNGVIHGIDGVLLP, from the coding sequence ATGTCTGTCCTCAGTTCGATTCGGCGTTGGATCCCGGCGGCAGCGGCAGTGGTCACTGTTTTGGCCTTCGCCCCCATCGCTCAGCCCCAAGGGTTAAACACCATCCCGGTGGAGTTGGAGACTTTGCCAAGTGGCTACTCCACCCTGGCAGCGGCTTTACAGGCGGCAGGGTTAAATACGGCCTTGGCTGGCCCTGGGCCATTCACGGTGTTTGCCCCTTCTAACGTTGCCTTTGGGCAGTTGCCAGCCGGTACCGTCGAGAGCTTGTTGCAGCCAGCCAACCGGGATCAACTGACGCGCATTCTCACGTATCATGTGGTGCCGGGGCGGATTACCTCGTTTGATTTGCAGCCGGGCCAATCGGCCACCCTTACCACTCTGGCGGGTTTGCCGGTTCAAGTACAGGTGGGATCCGACGGCAGCATTACGGTGAATGGGGCCAACGTGATTGTGGGTGATATCCCCGTCTCCAATGGTGTGATTCACGGCATTGATGGGGTGCTGCTACCCTAA
- a CDS encoding TolC family protein: MVMQDVASSQLQSFRQQISPPGSQLRFTRSTPWSILLGLLWVAPALAQPDSPDPAAFVLPDSREIITPAPPPTLSIPPDTIPPDTAPTVAPVLEGSLTAEELVVPQSPLEVRIERREGLSLEEALDIAVAQNPAIQQAELAVQRAEAGIALAEAAYAPTLSSSANYQYSDAPSPGGGPSRESHTLSASVVRVEYTAFDSGLRDQNLKLAQEALRIAQLQLEQTLQTVKQSVANAYYDLQSSDASVAISQAAVESSEATLRDAQARERAGLGTRFEILQAETEVANNRQTLLAAQNTQQLNRRRLAELLNFPNPTDVVASDRIEPMGEWDLSLEETIVAAFAQRQELEIQRQQLEQAQSRVRLAEASNGPRIGLFATLDAVNDFNASRDSFDVGYSAGANFSLTWFDGGESQAQARQAQIDGQVAVSSFVGSRNEIQRGVEEAFLTLASSREQIDAAKVAIASAEESLRLARLRVQAGVGTQTEVINAETALTTARGNLSNAILAYNRALVQLRRATGTL; encoded by the coding sequence ATGGTGATGCAGGATGTGGCCAGTAGTCAGCTTCAATCTTTCCGCCAGCAGATAAGCCCACCGGGATCCCAGTTGCGCTTTACTCGTTCTACCCCCTGGAGCATCCTTTTAGGTCTGCTTTGGGTTGCTCCTGCCCTTGCTCAACCGGACTCCCCTGACCCTGCCGCTTTTGTCTTACCTGACAGCCGCGAAATCATCACCCCCGCTCCGCCCCCCACCTTGTCCATACCACCTGACACAATACCACCTGACACAGCTCCCACTGTTGCCCCAGTTCTGGAGGGATCCCTGACGGCAGAAGAATTGGTAGTCCCGCAATCCCCCTTGGAAGTGCGGATTGAGCGCAGAGAAGGCCTATCTTTAGAGGAAGCTCTGGATATTGCTGTAGCCCAAAACCCCGCCATCCAACAGGCAGAATTGGCCGTGCAACGCGCTGAGGCAGGAATTGCTCTGGCAGAGGCCGCCTATGCCCCTACCCTCTCCAGCAGCGCTAACTACCAATACAGCGATGCCCCTTCTCCGGGGGGTGGGCCCAGCCGTGAATCCCATACTCTCTCGGCGAGCGTCGTGCGGGTGGAGTATACCGCCTTTGACAGTGGCCTGCGGGATCAAAACTTAAAGCTGGCCCAGGAAGCTCTGCGCATTGCCCAGTTGCAATTGGAGCAAACCTTGCAAACGGTAAAACAAAGTGTGGCCAATGCCTACTATGACCTGCAAAGTTCTGATGCCAGCGTTGCCATCAGCCAAGCCGCTGTTGAAAGCTCTGAAGCCACCCTCCGCGATGCCCAGGCGCGGGAACGGGCAGGATTGGGAACCCGCTTCGAGATCCTACAGGCAGAAACAGAAGTGGCCAACAATCGGCAAACGCTACTGGCGGCACAGAATACCCAACAACTGAATCGTCGTCGCTTGGCAGAGTTGCTCAACTTTCCCAACCCCACCGATGTGGTGGCCAGTGATCGCATTGAGCCGATGGGGGAATGGGATCTGAGCCTAGAAGAGACAATTGTGGCCGCCTTTGCCCAACGGCAGGAACTGGAGATTCAACGGCAACAACTGGAACAAGCCCAAAGTCGTGTGCGCCTGGCAGAAGCCAGCAATGGCCCCCGTATTGGGTTGTTCGCCACCCTCGATGCCGTCAACGATTTCAACGCCAGCCGCGACAGTTTTGATGTGGGCTACTCGGCAGGGGCCAATTTTAGCTTGACTTGGTTTGATGGGGGAGAGTCTCAGGCTCAAGCCCGCCAAGCCCAGATTGATGGGCAAGTGGCCGTGAGCAGTTTTGTGGGATCCCGCAACGAAATCCAACGGGGGGTGGAGGAAGCCTTCCTGACCCTGGCATCCAGCCGCGAACAGATCGATGCAGCCAAAGTGGCGATTGCTTCCGCAGAAGAAAGCCTGCGCTTGGCCCGTTTGCGCGTGCAAGCCGGGGTCGGTACCCAAACGGAGGTGATCAACGCTGAAACAGCCCTGACCACCGCTCGCGGGAACCTCTCCAATGCCATCCTTGCCTACAACCGCGCCCTAGTGCAGCTACGCCGGGCCACCGGTACCCTCTAG
- the priA gene encoding primosomal protein N', whose amino-acid sequence MLQPVPPRWLEVWVDHPHLGGCFTYRVPQEWDPQPGDVLSVPFGQQMAGAVALGWRSDLPEGVDPQSIRDIEAVVAKGILPSEFWPLLQQVADYYLTPLAQVVRTVLPPGLLNRSQRRIRLLATTSGDPGACSPAAQKVLQLLQARGGDLAWRYLQHQVPNAAGALRELQQQGWVESHWQESGGGKLKTQQAASLADPSPEGLSPSQQKALQCLQQAGGELLLTDWATKAGVSRAVLQGLARKGRVHLYERPLLRLETGGATAPQDPPKPLTTAQTKAVQAILAALGQAQRFLLHGVTGSGKTEVYLQVIAQVLQRGGSALVLVPEIGLTPQLTDRFRARLGSRVWVYHSGLSDGERYDTWRQMLSPGPQVVIGTRSAVFAPLSQLGVIVLDEEHDDSFKQDQPQPCYHARQVAEWRAELAGCPLVLGSATPAVETYAAHLQAPQQWIRLPLPDRIPQQGIPATLPHLELVDMRQELAAGNWTVLSRRLRQALQQTLDKGEQAILFVPRRGHSTFVLCRSCGVVLMCSHCDVSLTFHQLGQDLRCHYCGARRPHPQRCPECGSPYLKHFGSGTQKVVEVLQQHWPDLSILRYDSDATRRKGSHRDLLEQFRRGEAQVLVGTQMLTKGLDIPQVTLVGVMAADGLLHQSDYRAGERSFQLLTQVAGRAGRGSLPGQAIIQTYLPEHPILAAVLAQDYESFLQAELKQRQEGGYPPYRALLLMRLSSPRLEPLERYCTQVAERLQGIPGELLGPGPAQVERVSGRYRWQILLKQDPNCPWDRSQLAVQLRTAIGHPPQGIRVSLDVDPLRIL is encoded by the coding sequence GTGCTGCAACCGGTTCCTCCCCGCTGGCTTGAGGTGTGGGTGGATCATCCCCACTTGGGAGGCTGTTTTACCTACCGCGTGCCGCAGGAATGGGACCCCCAACCGGGCGATGTGCTCAGTGTGCCCTTTGGCCAGCAGATGGCGGGGGCAGTGGCTTTGGGTTGGCGCTCCGATCTGCCGGAAGGGGTGGATCCCCAGTCGATTCGAGATATTGAAGCGGTCGTGGCCAAAGGGATTCTACCCAGCGAGTTTTGGCCGCTGTTGCAACAGGTGGCCGACTACTACCTCACCCCTCTGGCCCAGGTGGTGCGCACCGTCTTGCCGCCGGGGTTGTTGAATCGTTCCCAGCGCCGCATCCGCTTATTGGCTACAACCAGCGGGGATCCCGGTGCTTGCTCCCCTGCTGCCCAAAAGGTGTTGCAACTGCTGCAAGCGCGGGGGGGGGATTTGGCTTGGCGCTACCTACAACACCAGGTGCCCAATGCCGCAGGCGCCCTACGGGAATTGCAGCAACAGGGTTGGGTGGAAAGCCACTGGCAGGAGAGTGGGGGTGGAAAACTCAAAACGCAGCAGGCGGCCAGTTTGGCGGATCCCTCCCCGGAGGGATTGAGTCCCTCGCAACAAAAGGCGCTGCAGTGTTTGCAGCAGGCGGGGGGGGAACTGCTGCTGACGGACTGGGCCACAAAAGCGGGGGTGAGCCGCGCCGTGTTGCAGGGGCTGGCCCGCAAAGGGCGTGTTCACCTTTACGAACGGCCTTTGCTGCGGCTGGAGACCGGGGGGGCTACGGCTCCACAGGATCCGCCTAAACCCCTAACAACGGCCCAAACCAAAGCGGTGCAGGCAATCCTGGCGGCCCTGGGACAAGCGCAGCGGTTTCTCCTACATGGGGTGACGGGATCCGGCAAGACGGAGGTCTACCTGCAAGTGATCGCCCAAGTGTTGCAGCGGGGAGGGTCGGCTTTGGTGTTGGTGCCGGAAATTGGCCTCACGCCCCAGCTCACGGATCGGTTTCGTGCCCGCCTTGGCTCCCGGGTTTGGGTGTACCACAGCGGCCTCTCGGATGGGGAACGCTACGACACCTGGCGGCAGATGCTCAGTCCTGGGCCGCAGGTGGTGATCGGGACACGCTCGGCGGTGTTTGCTCCCTTGTCTCAGCTGGGTGTAATTGTCTTGGATGAAGAACACGACGACAGCTTTAAGCAGGATCAACCTCAACCCTGTTACCACGCCCGTCAGGTGGCGGAGTGGCGGGCCGAGTTGGCGGGTTGTCCCTTGGTGTTGGGCAGTGCAACTCCCGCGGTGGAAACCTATGCCGCTCATCTTCAGGCTCCCCAGCAGTGGATCCGCCTTCCCTTGCCAGACCGGATTCCGCAACAGGGGATCCCGGCTACTCTGCCGCACCTAGAACTGGTGGATATGCGCCAGGAGCTGGCGGCGGGGAATTGGACTGTCCTCAGCCGTCGCCTCCGTCAGGCGTTGCAGCAAACCCTGGACAAAGGAGAACAGGCGATCCTGTTTGTGCCGCGGCGGGGCCACAGTACCTTCGTGCTCTGCCGTAGCTGTGGGGTTGTCCTGATGTGTTCCCACTGCGATGTTTCCCTCACCTTTCACCAGCTGGGGCAAGATCTGCGCTGCCACTACTGCGGTGCCCGACGCCCCCATCCGCAGCGGTGTCCGGAGTGTGGATCCCCCTATTTGAAGCATTTTGGCAGTGGTACCCAAAAGGTGGTGGAGGTGCTGCAACAGCACTGGCCAGATCTCTCCATTTTGCGCTACGACAGCGATGCCACCCGCCGTAAGGGATCCCATCGAGATCTCCTGGAGCAGTTCCGTCGCGGTGAGGCGCAGGTGCTGGTGGGTACCCAAATGTTGACCAAAGGTCTGGACATTCCGCAGGTGACCTTGGTGGGAGTGATGGCTGCCGATGGGCTGTTACACCAGTCGGACTATCGGGCGGGGGAGCGCAGCTTCCAACTGCTCACCCAGGTGGCGGGACGGGCGGGGCGGGGATCCCTGCCAGGGCAGGCAATCATCCAAACCTACCTGCCGGAACACCCGATTTTGGCAGCGGTGCTGGCTCAGGATTACGAGAGCTTTTTGCAGGCAGAGCTGAAGCAAAGGCAGGAAGGGGGCTATCCCCCCTATCGGGCTCTCCTATTGATGCGCTTGAGCAGCCCTCGCCTCGAGCCGCTGGAGCGCTACTGTACTCAGGTGGCGGAACGCCTACAGGGGATCCCAGGGGAACTGTTGGGGCCGGGGCCTGCCCAGGTGGAGCGGGTGAGTGGGCGCTATCGCTGGCAGATCTTGCTGAAGCAGGATCCCAACTGTCCTTGGGACCGTAGCCAACTTGCGGTTCAACTCCGCACAGCCATAGGTCACCCCCCCCAAGGGATCCGGGTCAGCTTGGATGTGGATCCCTTGCGGATTCTCTAG
- a CDS encoding DUF2839 domain-containing protein: MGEAKRRKTRETQDPDQELVFPKLKDIPLTKGQARTIYNWTTRGAWTGIILLAIVWVVIRFVGPTFGWWHLVG; the protein is encoded by the coding sequence ATGGGCGAAGCTAAGCGCCGCAAAACCCGTGAAACCCAGGATCCTGACCAAGAGCTGGTGTTTCCCAAACTGAAGGATATTCCCCTCACCAAGGGGCAAGCCCGCACGATCTACAATTGGACAACCCGCGGAGCTTGGACAGGCATCATTCTGTTGGCCATTGTTTGGGTTGTCATCCGATTTGTAGGCCCAACCTTTGGCTGGTGGCATTTGGTCGGTTGA
- a CDS encoding MoaD/ThiS family protein: MAVKVLIPTPLQKLTQDQAVVNCEGSTIRELLDSLEHNCPGIKARLCDESGELRRFVNFYVNSEDIRFLEGSNTPLQDGDEVSIVPAIAGG, encoded by the coding sequence ATGGCGGTAAAAGTTTTAATCCCCACCCCTTTACAGAAGCTCACCCAGGATCAAGCGGTGGTGAATTGCGAGGGATCCACAATTCGGGAATTGCTGGATTCTCTGGAGCACAACTGTCCCGGCATTAAGGCACGGTTGTGTGATGAAAGTGGGGAACTGCGCCGCTTCGTCAATTTTTACGTTAACAGCGAAGATATCCGCTTCCTGGAGGGATCCAATACCCCCCTTCAAGATGGGGATGAAGTGAGTATTGTTCCGGCGATTGCTGGCGGCTGA